Genomic window (Gammaproteobacteria bacterium):
TCATGCTCGGGTCCTTCCCGAAGCCACTGCTGAACACAACGACCATGGAGATCACGATCGCCAGGATCGCTACCAGGCTGAGCCACATGCCGACTCTTGGGCGTGTGGTCTCGCTCATGCCCGCTGCCCGTTCTTGGTCAGCTCTGTTCGGGCGGGTTTTCGCACCAGCCATGCCCATAGCCCACCGACACTGATCAAGAGTGCACCGGCCCAGACCATCCACAGCACAGGGAACCAGAAGAGATCGAGCGTGACCTGGTTCTGATCGATCGCCCGCAGCGACAGGTAGAGGTCGCCGGCCAGTGAACCGCGAATATCGGGAGATGCCACGGACTCACGACCGTTGGTGTACTGGTTGAGGCGCGGCTGCAGCTCTGCGACGACCCCTCCATTGTTGGTGACCTGTATCAGTGCTCCGGTCACGAACCGGTTCGACTCGACTCTGTTGAACGTGTTCACATACGTCAGGTCGAATCCGGCGAATCGTGCGGTATCGCCAGGAGTGAGTTGCACCTGGGTGCGAAGTGTGAGGTTCGTGGAGAGAGCAATCCCAATAACCAGGACTGCCACTCCGACGTGTGCGATCTGTCCGCCCCAGAACCCGGGATCGGAACGCATCGTGTGCAGCGACGCCACGGCGAGATTCTCCTGGTGTTTCGCGGCACGCCTGCGAGCCGTGTTCCAGAGCTGGCTGGCCATGATGGCGATGACGAAGGACCCGAGCAGAAGCGCCATGGCGACCGAAAGGCTGCGCCTGCCGAACACGATGCCGACGGCGGTGACAGCGAGGGCGAACCGCAGGGGATTGCGGATACGGGCCCACACGATCGGTCCTCGGGCGGCTCGCCACGGAGTGATTGGCCCGATGGCCATCGCCAACACCAAGAGGAGGCCGATTGGCACCGCGAGCTTGTCGAAGAAGGGACGGCCGACTCCGACCGTGGAACCGGTGGTCGCTTCGACGATGAGCGGATACAGGGTTCCGATCAGGACGACGAAGGCGAACACGGTCAGGATCAGATTGTTGGCGAGCATCATTCCTTCGCGACTGGCGAGCGAGTCGAGCCGAGGTGCAGAAGCCACCATGTGGGAGCGTGTGGCGAACAGCCCGAACGACAGAACGAGCGTTACCGCGAGGAACCACAGCAGCGCAGGACCGATCGGTGACTGCGTGAAGCTGTGCACCGAGTTGATGATCCCCGAGCGTGTAATGAACGTTCCAAGGATCGTCAGGGAGAACGTCGAAATGACGAGGACGAAGTTCCAACTCTGCATCATGCCGCGCCGTGATTGCACGGCGGCAGAATGCAGGAACGCGGTGGCGGTCAGCCATGGTATGAATGAGGCGTTCTCCACCGGGTCCCACGCCCAGAAGCCGCCCCACCCGAGCACCTCGTACGACCAGAGGCCGCCGAGCACGATGCCGATGGTCAGGAACACCCAGGCGACGAGGGTCCATGATCGGGTCCGCTTGAGCCAGTCGGTCCCGCCGGAACCGATCATGAGAGCGGACATGGCGAAGGCGAACGGCACCGACATCCCTACGTAGCCGATGTAGAGCATCGGCGGGTGGATCGCCATGAGCGGATGGTTCTGCAACAGCGGGTTTGGTCCGAAACCTTCAAGCGCAGCTTGCGCATGAACCCACGGGAATGGGCTCGACGACATGCAGCCCACCTGTGCAGCGCGGGTGCAGACCTCGAACGGATTCGAAATCGTCAGCATCATCGCGAAGAAGAACGTCGAGATGATTCCCATGACCGCCAGTGCCCCTGCCCCGAGGGCGTCGGGTTTGTGGAGTCGCTGTGAGGCGAAGTACACGGTGCCGACGAAGACGGCCAAGATGAATCCCCACAGGACGATGCTGCCTTCGAGCGCCGCCCAGGCCGATGCCATCTTGTAGAGCAGCGGTGTCGTCGATGTCGAGTTGTTCGCAATGTACGCGATGGAGAAGTCGTTGGTCAGAAGGCCGAACTCGAGAGCGATCATTGACAGGATCCCGCCGCCGAGCAGTCCATACACCGGGTATTTCAGTTTGCTCACCGGCATTCTCGTGGATGCGAACTGGACTCTGAAACCCTGGATCGCGAGCGTGATCGCCGAGATCAGTGCGATCAGAACGCCGAGGCTGCCGAGCGTCGCGGCCATCTGATCAACCCCCCTTCGGTGGTACGAACGCCTCGTGCGTGTCGTCTTCTGCGTTGTACTGCTCGTCGTGTTTGACGATCAGGACGTCAGAGACGAAGTGATCACCTTGCCACGAGCCTTCCACAACGGCGCCCGCTCCATCTTGGAACAGCTGCGGTGGGGAACCTTCGTTCTCGACGTCGATCGTGCTCTGCCCATCGCTCACCTGAAAGCTGACCCCGTTGGGCGTCGTTCTGATGCTGCCGGCGACGACCAGTCCGCCGAGACGGAAGCGCTGACCGTCAGGGAAGTCGGCCCGCTGTTGCAGCGCCTCGGTGGGGGTGAGGTAGTAGACGAGGTTCTTGTTGAGGTTGCCGAACGCGAAGAAACCGACCGCGACGAGAACCGCGACGATGGCCGGAATGATGAACCAGCGATGAGCCATGGTCAGCTGCCTCTCTTGAATCGTTTGGAGACCGACCGGAGGCGCACCACCAGGCTGATGGCGTAGATCACCATGAACCCGTAGACGAGCGAGTAGGCAAAGACCACCCAACTCCCAGTGAACTCAGTCATCGACGTCACCTCCCAAGATCGGGGCCGTTATGCCGGCTCCGGCGATCTCCAGATTCTCATTTGCCTCTCGTTCTTCGACGGCATCTGCCATCTGTGCGATCCACACCCGCGTCACCATGAACGCCAGGTAGATGAGGGTGAAGGCGGCCAGATTCACCATCAGCGCTCGCAACATCAAAGGATCGATGGCGGAGTTGCCGCCACGCTCGAACGTTTCAGGGCGCAGCACCGTTGCCGTCTGGTGGAGGGTGCGCCACCACGTGACGGAGAAGTGGACGAGGGGAATCTGTACGAATGCGATGATGCCGAGTACTGCGGCGCGTCTTGCCCTCATCTCCGGGTCCGCGATGCTGCGCCGCAAAGCGAGGTAGCCGAGATAGATGATGAACGTCAGCGCGGTGAGTACCAGCCGTGCATCACCCCAATCCCAGAACGTTCCCCAGACGGGTCGTCCCCACAGCATGCCGGTGATGAGCGCCGTGCCGGTGAAGAAGACGCCCATCTCCGCCGAGCTGGCGGCGACTCTATCCCACGAGTGCTTCTTGGTGACGAGATAGCCGATGCCGGCGATCAACACCACAGCGAAGGACAGGTAGGCAAGCCATGCAGACGGGACGTGGACGTACATGATCTTTTGGAAGATGCCCTGGAATTCGTCGATCGGAGCCGTGATGCCGAATGTCAATCCAACAGCAACACCGATGATCGCGAGTGCCGAGAGTATCTGGACGGAACGCTTCAACGGGATGTCTCCTCGAGTGGGCGGGCGGTGATCACACCGACGACGGTTAGGGCAAGGTTCATGGCGATAAGCAAAACGATCCAGTTAAGGATACTGCGATCTAATCGAAGTGCTTCCACCACCTGTGTTGAAGCGATGAGGAGCGGCACGGAGAGTGGGGCGACGAGCAGAGGGGCGAGCGTCGCGCGAGTCCGGAGGCCGGCTGTCACGCTTCCTGCCAGGGTACCGATCAGTGAGAGGCCGATGGCGACGAGGAGCACGATCAGCAGCAGCCAGCCCCAGCCGCGAACGGGCGAGGGGTTGTACAGCACGATGTCGAGGGGGATGAGCACGAGTTCGAATCCAAGCAAGAGCAGCGCACTGGCCGCAGAGCGGCCCACGAATGTCGCGGCAGGATCAATGCCGAGCAAGGTCAGCAGTTCCCGCTGCGCCGGTTCGTCGGTGGCCGATTGGCGGAAGGCGACCAGCATGCCGAACAGGAGGGTGATGGCGAAGAACATGCCCGGTCCGATTCGCGCGAGCATTGCCTTCTCCGTCCCGATTGCCATGGGGAGCAGGAGCAGGGCGACCGCGCCGAAGGGGACGGTGATCGACAGCACCTCTCCCGCCCGCCCTTCGATCTTGAGATCCTTTCGCATGATCTCGAACGCCTGACGCCAGAACTCGCGTGCACTCATGTCGCGACCGGGCCCTCGACCGCAGTCCCACCCACGAGTTCGTAGGTTCGTTCCACGAGAGGGAGCATTCGGTTCGGCTCGTGGGACACGAGCACGACACATCCACCCCGCTGCTTCACCTCCGCCACAGTTGCCTCGACCAGCATGGCGGCCATCTTGTCGAGGCCTGCGTGAGCCTCGTCGAGGAGTAGCAGGTCGGGCTGTGTCATGAGCACGCGAGCGAACTCGACCCGGCGCAGCATCCCGTGAGACGAGTGGTCGGCTCGGCGGTCCATGGCGCCCCCCAATCCCACCTTCTCGAGGGAACGTCTCACATCGCCGTTGGCGATGCCGACGAGGCGGGCAACGAACTCGAGGTTCTCTTCGAGAGTGAGCTCGCCGTAGAGCGCCGGCTGGTGTCCGAGAAGCGCCACGCGGCGCCGAGTCGCCGGGGACGGATCGGTGTCGAGAGGTGCGCCGAGCACCGTCCCTTTGCCTTCGGTGGGACGCAGCAGGGTGGCGAGCACTCTCAGAAGTGTCGACTTTCCGGAGCCGTTCGGACCGACGATGCCCACGCCTTCACCGGGATCGACATGAAGGGAAACATCGCGCAGAACGGTGAGTCGACCGAACCGCACGCCGATGCCATCGAGGTTGATCAACGGTGCGTTCACGAGTCCAGGATGTTACGGGATCGTGCTGCGATGACTCGAATCGAGAAACTGATCAGACCTACCATCACTCCGGTCGCATACCAGGGGCTGGGATCGGCACCGAGGCCGAGCCTCAGCGGTTCCGTCGCAAGCCGAACACCGGCGGCAATCACCAGAGCTGCGGAGGCGATGACGCCGGGTGCGGCCTTCGCTCGAACGGCAATGAGTACGCCGGCGCCGGCAAAGAGCAGAAGTCCCGCGTAGATCTCGACGGGGTGGCGTCCGATCGGGCTCTGAGCAAGCGTGATCGCCCATGGCAGCGACGTCGTTGTGCCGGCGCACGCGGAGCGGAGGAGACATCCGGCGTGCCATCCGCCGAGACCCGCGATACCGGCCGGAGCGAGCAGGTCCAGTGTCGGCCAGAAGTCGTGTCGCACAGCCCACGCCAGATATGCCATCGAACCCAATGCAGCGAAACCGGTGTCGACACCCCCGCGGATGAAGAACAGATCGAGCGGGTGCGTGAACGGGTTCGTTCCCTGCAACACCATGGTGGCGACCCTTCCGACCGCCAGGCCGATTGCTGCGGTGCCCAGTGCGATGTCCATGAGGTCCTTGCGATTTGTCGTTCCTCGCAACCGCTCGATCCGTAGGGTCGCAAGCATGGCGGCGACACCCAGGAGGGCGGCTCCGAGAAGGGTGAACTCCACGCGGCTACCTCAAGAGATCGTCGATCTGGATCGCGAGTGTCTGCTCGTCGATCATTCCGTGATGGGAGAAACGCAGTTCTCCGCCAGGGGCGAAGAAGAATGTGTGCGGCACGCCCGTGGAGCGCAGGGCCGTCGGGATCGCGGATCCGGGATCAAAATAGTGCTCGAAGTCCAGACCGTACTGGGCGATGAACCGTTGGGCCCCCGTCTGAGTGTCGTTTACGTCGGCACCGATGAACCGGACTCGAGATCCAAACTCCTCGTAGGCCTGACGGAGGAGCGGCGCTTCGGATCGGCAGGGCCCACACCAGGATGCCCAGACGTTGAGGATCACCGGTTTGTCTGAAGCTCTCAGGAGCGCCGTGAACTCGTCTGGGGAGATCGTGGGGAGTGGTTCCCCGGATGTCACCGACGGTGACGCCGTGCATCCGGCGGCGAGGAGAGTAACCACGAGCACGGCAAGGAAAAGGTGTCGAAGATGCGGCATGCAGGGCGCATGGTATCGGGAGTCGGAGAACAAACACCCCCATCCCCTCGCCGGCGCAGTTCTCCCGCTTTCCCCTGAGGAAGCAGGAGAGTGGCTCTCTGTCTTGCTAGCGTGAGCGCATGATCCCCCGGGTTCTCGCCATCGTTCTTGCCGGAGGACAGGGAAGCCGTCTCTTCCCGCTGACTCGAGATCGCGCCAAGCCTGCCGTACCGTTCGGTGGTGGGTACCGTCTCGTCGACTTCGTCCTGTCGAATCTCGTCAATGCAGGCTTTCGCAGAATCGTCGTTCTGACCCAGTACAAGAGCCACAGTCTCGACCGCCATCTTGCTCAGACCTGGAGGCTGTCTCCACTTCTTGGCAGCTACGTTGCGGCCGTTCCGGCACAGATGCGGCGGGGACCGCAGTGGTTCGCGGGTTCCGCCGATGCGATCTACCAGAACCTGAATCTGATCGACGATGAGCGTCCGGACCATGTGCTCGTGTTCGGTGCCGATCACATCTACCGGATGGATCCTCGACAGATGCTCGAGCAGCACATCGACACAGGTGCAGGGGTCACCGTTGCCGGCATCCCGGTGCCGATCGAAGAGGCGAGTGGGTTCGGGATCATCGACGCGTCAGAAGACGCCAAGATCCAGAACTTCCTCGAGAAGCCGGAGCAACCACCTTCGATGCCCGGTGATCCCACCCATGCGTTCGCGTCGATGGGCAACTACGTCTTTCATACCAAGACGATGCTCAAGGCACTGCGGGAGGATGCAGACGACGACGACTCGCGACACGACCTCGGCGGCAACATCATCCCGAAGCTGACCGAGCACGGTGACGCGTACGTCTACGACTTCGCAGGCAATCGGGTGCCTGGCCAGACGGATCGAGAACGCGGGTACTGGCGAGATGTTGGCACGTTGGACGCGTACTATGAGGCCAGCATGGACCTCATCGCCGTCAACCCGGTGTTCGACATGTACAACGAACACTGGCCGATTCTGACCTGGGACTTCCCTCGTCCGCCTGCGAAGTTCGTCCACAATGTCGAAGGGCGCCGTGGCAGGGCGTTGAATTCCCTCGTCGCCGGCGGGACCATCATTTCGGGCGCGGTGATCCGCCAGTCGGTGGTTTCTTCGAGAGTGCGCGTGCATTCGTATGCGACCGTCGAGCAGTCGGTTCTCTTCGAAGGGGTGAACATCGGCCGCGGTGCCGTCGTGAGGAGAGCGATCATCGACAAGAACGTCCAGGTGCCGGAGGGGTTCCATCTTGGCGTGGACCTGGACAGGGATGCGGAACGGTTCACCGTGTCACCCGGAGGGGTCGTGGTGATCGGCAAAGGCACCCGGCTCTAGGAGTCCGCCGAGCCGTCAGTCATCAGTCATCGGAAGGAGTCCCCACTCTCGCCCCGGGGTCGTGCCACGATGCCGGCCGCGATAGGAAGTACGAAATACGAAGTACCTCTTGTAGGCAAGCCCTGCGCCTAGAGAACCTTTCGGAAGACCCGATGGTTCTTGTGGGGGATCCCTCCGATGTTGATGAGGTCGCGACGCATCTGGACTGCCGTCTCGGCAACCTGGGTCAGCTCATAACGGTCGAACCCGGCCCGCTGGAACACCTCGGCGAGTTCTCGGTACAGCAGGGCGTTGCCGCCTCTGCGCTGATACTCGGGGAGGATGCCGATGCCGTTGGCGACGACCCAGTTGGTGCTGCGGAGTTCTCTGAGGAGCGATACGGTTGCGAGAGAGAGGAGTCGGCCTCCCATCTTCTGAAGAGAGCCGGACACGTCCGGGAAGGTGAGCACGAATCCGACGGGTTCGTCGTCGTTGGTGACGATGAGCTTGAGCAGGTCCGGTCGGGCCACGGGGATGATCTGCTTGACCACGAAGCTGACTTCCGCGTCGGTCAGGGGCACGTACTCCCAGTTGTTCACGAACGAGTTGTTGTAGGTCCGTGCGATTCGTTCGGCCCAGCGGTAGATCTCCCAACGGGAGCGGAAACGGTGAACTCGGAGTCCCGAGCGCCGCGCCGCACGCTCTGCAATTCTCGGGATTCGAGGATCGAGAGTGAACGTCGACGGGTCGATGACGTGGGAAATGAAGTCGATTTCTTTGACGAGGCCATTCTCCTCCGCCATCCGGATGTAGTAGGGGAAGTTGTAGTTGAGCATCGACATCGTCTGGCGGTGCTCATACCCACGTTCGAGGATGCCGTATCCGTCGAACGGGCTCAGACCTTTAGGGCCGACTACGGCTTCCATGCCTCTGGCGGTGGCCCAGTCGAAAACTTGTCCGAAGAGCGCCGCTGCCGCCTCAGAGTCGTCCTCGACGTCGAAGAAGTAGAACTCCGCTTCTCGACTGTCGTGGGTTGCGTTGAACCGCGTGTTCTCGAGAGCGCCGATGCGGCCGACATCTCGTCCGTCCCGCACGGCAATGAAGAAGTCTGCCACGGAGTGTTCATAGAACGGATGCTTCTTCGGGTTGAGCATCGTTGCGATGTCCGTCTTCAGCGGAGGTACCCAGAACGGATCGTTCTGGTACAGGCGGTAGGGCAAGTTGATGAAACGTTTCACCTGCGCCCGGTTCGTGACGTCGACCTTCTCGATCGTGAGCATGTCAGTGCCTTCCTGTGTCTTCCACAGCGAGGTTTCTTGCCTCCCGGATCGCCGACACGATGAAGATCACGATCAGGACCGCAGCGAGAGCCCCAATCGCCAGGTCATAGACCCCGACGGTACCGAACACGGTGCTGATGCGGGGGATATGACCGAAGAAGAGCAGAGCGTTGAATCCGATGATGATGACTCGCACCTCGGTAGGTCCGAACCGTCCGTACGAGATCTGGAACACGCCCCGTACATACGTTGTCAGGTACACGTAGATCGACAGGAGCAGGTAACCGACCAGCGCAACGGCGGCGACGTTGAACGACACGTACGGAGAGAGCCCAAGACCGAACGCCACCAGCATCTCACTCACGCCGTCGACGGCGTGGTCGACGAAGAACCCGTACTTGGGCCGTTCGATGTGGCGGTACCGTGCAATCGTTCCGTCGAGGGAATCTCCGAACCAGTTCACCACCAGGCCGAAACTGGCGAGCCAAAGGAACCATGGCGAAAGGTTGCTGGCCCAATACCCACCGAAGGTCATCAGCGAGCCGCCGATGCCGATGAGGGTGAGCGCGTCGGGTGTTATGCGCTCGGGCATATGCTTGGAGAGCCAGCGCAATGCGGGACGTTCGAGTGGTCCAAGCAGGATGTCGTTGACTCGTTCGTGGGACGGAGTCTCGCTCATTCTGCCTCCTCGGCATCGGGCCACACCGGGAAGAACATCATCCACTGCTCAGGGTGGGCACGAATGATGTTCTCCACCTCCTTGAGTGTCTCATGCCACAGTTCCGCAGCCACGTCGTCCCCTTCCATCTCCAGCGGGTCGATCCGTCTTCCGACGTTGAGACGGTACCGATCATCGGGGATTCGTTCCACCGAGACGATCTGTAACAGAGCATCGGTCGATGTCGCGAGCTTGGCAAACCCATTCCACAGGCGGGCGTCTTTGCCGAAGAATGTCGCCGTTTGTGCTCGTTTGTTGCGGGGCGGTGGCCGATCGACCGATGTGACCACCACGCCGCCGTCGCGAAGGCGGGCTGCAGCTTCTCGCAAAGCATCGGCGGAAGACGGGGTGAGGATGAGCCCTTGGGTGGTTCGCAGGTCATTCATGAGTTCATAGCCGGACGGGGGGAGCGCGTACGAGAGAACCTGGATGTCGTATGTGTTTGCGTAGGGAGAGGCTGCCAACCCTATCCCGGCGAGATCCAGGGTGCTGACGTGTGGGGCCACGATGAGAATTCCGCGGCCGTGACGGTTGGCCGGGTCGAGAATGTCCCAGAGCGCCTGCGGCATCTCGACCAGACTGCGGTTCTCTTCGATGGTTCCACCGAGGGCGCGGAAGAAGTCGTAGCTTCCGCTTGCCGAGTAGAAGAGGACCTCCTCGACATAGGAGTCGAGCCGAGGGTCGTCCGGTGTGGTGTCGAGGACGACGGCCAGATTGGAGCGGATCGCCCGTGTGAGTGTCGAGTCGCGACGGGCAATCCTGCGAGTGATTCTTCTGATCGCGCTGTGGCCGAACCGGCGTGGAACGAGAGCGCTGAGACGCATCGCGAGTCTGGTGCCTGTGCCGGTGACGAGGAAGTGTTGAAGGTTCACGAACAATCGAGTGCAGCGTAGCCGCATGGCGCAGCGGGAATCCAGGCAGGGTGCGCTGAGTGATGCTTCCCCCTAACCCCGATTATTCAAGGGAACGTTGCGAATAATCGGGGCTAAGGGGG
Coding sequences:
- a CDS encoding heme lyase CcmF/NrfE family subunit; this translates as MAATLGSLGVLIALISAITLAIQGFRVQFASTRMPVSKLKYPVYGLLGGGILSMIALEFGLLTNDFSIAYIANNSTSTTPLLYKMASAWAALEGSIVLWGFILAVFVGTVYFASQRLHKPDALGAGALAVMGIISTFFFAMMLTISNPFEVCTRAAQVGCMSSSPFPWVHAQAALEGFGPNPLLQNHPLMAIHPPMLYIGYVGMSVPFAFAMSALMIGSGGTDWLKRTRSWTLVAWVFLTIGIVLGGLWSYEVLGWGGFWAWDPVENASFIPWLTATAFLHSAAVQSRRGMMQSWNFVLVISTFSLTILGTFITRSGIINSVHSFTQSPIGPALLWFLAVTLVLSFGLFATRSHMVASAPRLDSLASREGMMLANNLILTVFAFVVLIGTLYPLIVEATTGSTVGVGRPFFDKLAVPIGLLLVLAMAIGPITPWRAARGPIVWARIRNPLRFALAVTAVGIVFGRRSLSVAMALLLGSFVIAIMASQLWNTARRRAAKHQENLAVASLHTMRSDPGFWGGQIAHVGVAVLVIGIALSTNLTLRTQVQLTPGDTARFAGFDLTYVNTFNRVESNRFVTGALIQVTNNGGVVAELQPRLNQYTNGRESVASPDIRGSLAGDLYLSLRAIDQNQVTLDLFWFPVLWMVWAGALLISVGGLWAWLVRKPARTELTKNGQRA
- a CDS encoding cytochrome c maturation protein CcmE, translated to MAHRWFIIPAIVAVLVAVGFFAFGNLNKNLVYYLTPTEALQQRADFPDGQRFRLGGLVVAGSIRTTPNGVSFQVSDGQSTIDVENEGSPPQLFQDGAGAVVEGSWQGDHFVSDVLIVKHDEQYNAEDDTHEAFVPPKGG
- a CDS encoding cytochrome C biogenesis protein, producing MLSALAIIGVAVGLTFGITAPIDEFQGIFQKIMYVHVPSAWLAYLSFAVVLIAGIGYLVTKKHSWDRVAASSAEMGVFFTGTALITGMLWGRPVWGTFWDWGDARLVLTALTFIIYLGYLALRRSIADPEMRARRAAVLGIIAFVQIPLVHFSVTWWRTLHQTATVLRPETFERGGNSAIDPLMLRALMVNLAAFTLIYLAFMVTRVWIAQMADAVEEREANENLEIAGAGITAPILGGDVDD
- a CDS encoding ABC transporter permease, with the translated sequence MSAREFWRQAFEIMRKDLKIEGRAGEVLSITVPFGAVALLLLPMAIGTEKAMLARIGPGMFFAITLLFGMLVAFRQSATDEPAQRELLTLLGIDPAATFVGRSAASALLLLGFELVLIPLDIVLYNPSPVRGWGWLLLIVLLVAIGLSLIGTLAGSVTAGLRTRATLAPLLVAPLSVPLLIASTQVVEALRLDRSILNWIVLLIAMNLALTVVGVITARPLEETSR
- the ccmA gene encoding heme ABC exporter ATP-binding protein CcmA, whose protein sequence is MNAPLINLDGIGVRFGRLTVLRDVSLHVDPGEGVGIVGPNGSGKSTLLRVLATLLRPTEGKGTVLGAPLDTDPSPATRRRVALLGHQPALYGELTLEENLEFVARLVGIANGDVRRSLEKVGLGGAMDRRADHSSHGMLRRVEFARVLMTQPDLLLLDEAHAGLDKMAAMLVEATVAEVKQRGGCVVLVSHEPNRMLPLVERTYELVGGTAVEGPVAT
- a CDS encoding redoxin domain-containing protein, with translation MPHLRHLFLAVLVVTLLAAGCTASPSVTSGEPLPTISPDEFTALLRASDKPVILNVWASWCGPCRSEAPLLRQAYEEFGSRVRFIGADVNDTQTGAQRFIAQYGLDFEHYFDPGSAIPTALRSTGVPHTFFFAPGGELRFSHHGMIDEQTLAIQIDDLLR
- the glgC gene encoding glucose-1-phosphate adenylyltransferase; this translates as MIPRVLAIVLAGGQGSRLFPLTRDRAKPAVPFGGGYRLVDFVLSNLVNAGFRRIVVLTQYKSHSLDRHLAQTWRLSPLLGSYVAAVPAQMRRGPQWFAGSADAIYQNLNLIDDERPDHVLVFGADHIYRMDPRQMLEQHIDTGAGVTVAGIPVPIEEASGFGIIDASEDAKIQNFLEKPEQPPSMPGDPTHAFASMGNYVFHTKTMLKALREDADDDDSRHDLGGNIIPKLTEHGDAYVYDFAGNRVPGQTDRERGYWRDVGTLDAYYEASMDLIAVNPVFDMYNEHWPILTWDFPRPPAKFVHNVEGRRGRALNSLVAGGTIISGAVIRQSVVSSRVRVHSYATVEQSVLFEGVNIGRGAVVRRAIIDKNVQVPEGFHLGVDLDRDAERFTVSPGGVVVIGKGTRL
- a CDS encoding GNAT family N-acetyltransferase, which codes for MLTIEKVDVTNRAQVKRFINLPYRLYQNDPFWVPPLKTDIATMLNPKKHPFYEHSVADFFIAVRDGRDVGRIGALENTRFNATHDSREAEFYFFDVEDDSEAAAALFGQVFDWATARGMEAVVGPKGLSPFDGYGILERGYEHRQTMSMLNYNFPYYIRMAEENGLVKEIDFISHVIDPSTFTLDPRIPRIAERAARRSGLRVHRFRSRWEIYRWAERIARTYNNSFVNNWEYVPLTDAEVSFVVKQIIPVARPDLLKLIVTNDDEPVGFVLTFPDVSGSLQKMGGRLLSLATVSLLRELRSTNWVVANGIGILPEYQRRGGNALLYRELAEVFQRAGFDRYELTQVAETAVQMRRDLINIGGIPHKNHRVFRKVL
- a CDS encoding CDP-alcohol phosphatidyltransferase family protein; amino-acid sequence: MSETPSHERVNDILLGPLERPALRWLSKHMPERITPDALTLIGIGGSLMTFGGYWASNLSPWFLWLASFGLVVNWFGDSLDGTIARYRHIERPKYGFFVDHAVDGVSEMLVAFGLGLSPYVSFNVAAVALVGYLLLSIYVYLTTYVRGVFQISYGRFGPTEVRVIIIGFNALLFFGHIPRISTVFGTVGVYDLAIGALAAVLIVIFIVSAIREARNLAVEDTGRH